The Edaphobacter sp. 12200R-103 genome contains a region encoding:
- a CDS encoding DMT family transporter, translating into MSATSKHRAVGFLACALASSFWGCGFFFGKIALAEMSFAHMVLYRFLFAMVILLPLLVTHRPGLNRSEWATLALAAFLGVPVQFLIQFYGLSLTTVSHAALMVGTMPVILAVGATLFAHERLDGIGWIALMCSTTGAALIALGHHATGAGQPSLKGDLLVVLSLAIALGWILLNKRLVERHSPVVVTAYGLLLGTTMLAAWVPLRYGLPPVAHVSMKAWLALAGSGVLCTATTTLLWNWGMTQVPASQAGVLLNMEPLMGSLLGVFVLGEHLGPSAWTGGCMILAAAIILTTRSKAHVLEVQPAG; encoded by the coding sequence ATGTCCGCCACCTCGAAGCATCGCGCCGTCGGTTTTCTCGCCTGTGCGCTTGCCAGCTCCTTCTGGGGCTGCGGATTCTTCTTCGGCAAGATTGCGCTGGCTGAGATGTCCTTCGCCCACATGGTGCTCTATCGCTTTCTCTTCGCGATGGTCATCCTGCTGCCGCTCCTGGTGACGCACCGTCCGGGATTGAACAGGTCGGAGTGGGCGACGCTGGCGTTGGCCGCATTTCTCGGAGTTCCGGTTCAGTTTCTCATCCAGTTCTACGGTCTCTCGCTGACGACGGTTTCGCACGCTGCTCTGATGGTCGGCACCATGCCCGTCATCCTCGCCGTGGGTGCAACCCTGTTTGCGCATGAGCGGCTCGATGGCATCGGCTGGATCGCTTTGATGTGCTCAACCACAGGCGCTGCTCTCATCGCCCTCGGACATCACGCGACAGGTGCGGGGCAGCCATCTCTCAAAGGAGACCTGCTGGTCGTTCTCTCGCTCGCCATCGCACTGGGGTGGATTCTGCTGAACAAGCGCCTGGTGGAACGCCACTCGCCCGTCGTTGTGACGGCATATGGATTGTTGCTCGGCACTACGATGTTAGCTGCGTGGGTTCCACTGCGCTACGGTTTGCCGCCAGTCGCGCACGTCTCCATGAAAGCATGGCTGGCGCTGGCGGGAAGCGGCGTCCTGTGCACAGCCACGACAACACTGCTATGGAACTGGGGCATGACGCAGGTTCCGGCATCGCAGGCCGGGGTTCTGCTCAATATGGAGCCGCTGATGGGAAGCCTGCTGGGGGTCTTCGTACTCGGCGAGCATCTTGGTCCATCGGCGTGGACCGGCGGATGCATGATCCTGGCGGCGGCCATCATCCTGACGACGCGCTCGAAGGCACACGTTCTGGAAGTTCAACCCGCAGGCTGA
- a CDS encoding M13 family metallopeptidase — protein MMNEIRLQLRTKSLLWGAAATLLIATAASAQTNAAADKAVAPAMVYKPIPGFDASSLDTSVDPCNDFYKFACGRFAANHPIPSDQPEVDQFYALYNVNTQSLNGILTKAAAGGSVRSPNEQKIGDYYKSCMDADVIEAKGLGPLQPLLDKINNLQSLNEIAPLIGELQRYGIDVFFGYGEQQDFKDASKQIAFIDQGGIGLPERDYYFRTGAKDETIRKQYVEHVAKMLTLAGTPAEKAKKDADAIMAFETALAKASMPVTDRRDPEKVYHLQTLATFTETVDPDGFEEFRTAIHSPAITEINNANPEFVTAMMSSLRSADLDTLKAYMTYHLLTGAANRLPKRFDDENFDFYGRILTGQPEQSARWKRCSNAVNGALGEALGQVYVQQYFAGDSKAKMLEMVHDIENAMGHDIDQLDWMSPETKVKAKEKLHGIANKIGYPDKWRDYSKLEVKPDEALWNKFRGTAFENDRQLNKIGQPVDHNEWSMTPPTVNAYYDPSMNDINFPAGILQPAFYDRSQDDAVNYGHIGAVIGHELTHAFDDEGRKFDAKGNMSDWWTPEDAKKFESRTDCLVDQYGSFTAVDDVKVNGKLTLGENTADNGGLLLSYLAYLERAKNDKVDLNAKVNGYTAPQRFYIAYAQNWCENSRPEVIRQQVLTDPHSPDHFRANGAIVNQPGFAAAFSCKKGAPMVPANSCRVW, from the coding sequence ATGATGAATGAGATAAGGCTGCAGCTGAGGACAAAGAGCCTTTTATGGGGAGCTGCCGCAACGCTCCTGATTGCGACCGCGGCCAGCGCTCAAACGAATGCGGCAGCCGATAAGGCGGTCGCTCCTGCCATGGTTTACAAACCTATTCCCGGGTTCGATGCGTCTTCGCTCGATACCAGCGTGGACCCCTGTAACGACTTCTATAAGTTTGCCTGCGGACGATTCGCCGCCAATCACCCCATTCCCTCCGACCAGCCCGAGGTCGACCAGTTCTATGCTCTCTACAACGTCAACACCCAGTCGTTGAATGGCATCTTGACCAAGGCAGCCGCGGGAGGTTCCGTCCGCAGCCCCAACGAACAGAAGATTGGCGACTACTACAAGAGCTGTATGGATGCCGACGTCATCGAGGCCAAAGGCCTGGGACCTCTCCAGCCTCTGCTCGATAAGATCAACAATCTCCAGTCGCTCAATGAGATTGCGCCGCTCATCGGCGAGCTACAGCGCTATGGAATCGACGTCTTCTTCGGGTACGGCGAGCAGCAGGACTTCAAGGACGCCAGCAAGCAGATCGCCTTCATCGACCAGGGCGGTATCGGCCTACCGGAACGCGACTATTACTTCCGCACCGGGGCCAAGGACGAGACCATCCGCAAACAGTATGTTGAACATGTGGCGAAGATGCTGACGCTCGCCGGCACTCCTGCTGAAAAAGCCAAAAAAGATGCCGACGCAATCATGGCGTTCGAGACGGCCCTGGCGAAAGCATCGATGCCGGTCACCGACCGTCGCGATCCGGAGAAGGTCTATCACCTGCAGACGCTCGCCACCTTTACCGAGACCGTCGATCCGGACGGCTTTGAAGAGTTCCGTACAGCCATCCATTCTCCTGCAATCACCGAGATCAACAACGCAAACCCGGAGTTCGTCACAGCTATGATGTCCAGCCTCCGGAGCGCCGATCTCGACACTCTGAAGGCTTACATGACGTATCACCTGCTGACTGGCGCAGCCAATCGCCTGCCGAAGCGCTTCGATGATGAGAACTTCGACTTTTATGGACGCATCCTGACGGGCCAGCCGGAGCAGAGCGCCCGCTGGAAGCGCTGCTCCAATGCAGTGAATGGTGCGCTGGGTGAGGCGCTGGGGCAGGTGTACGTCCAGCAGTACTTCGCCGGCGACAGCAAGGCCAAGATGCTCGAGATGGTGCACGACATCGAGAACGCCATGGGACACGACATCGACCAGCTCGACTGGATGTCTCCCGAGACCAAGGTGAAAGCGAAAGAAAAGCTGCACGGAATCGCCAACAAGATCGGATACCCGGACAAATGGCGCGACTACTCGAAGCTCGAGGTCAAGCCGGACGAGGCGCTCTGGAACAAGTTTCGCGGGACCGCTTTTGAGAACGACCGTCAACTGAACAAAATTGGACAGCCAGTCGATCACAACGAGTGGAGTATGACGCCGCCGACCGTCAACGCCTACTACGACCCCAGCATGAATGACATCAACTTCCCGGCAGGCATTTTGCAGCCTGCTTTCTACGACCGGAGTCAGGATGATGCCGTCAACTATGGCCACATCGGTGCAGTCATCGGCCACGAACTGACACATGCCTTCGACGACGAAGGACGCAAGTTCGACGCCAAAGGCAACATGTCCGACTGGTGGACCCCGGAGGATGCGAAGAAGTTTGAGTCGCGCACAGACTGCCTGGTCGACCAGTATGGATCGTTTACCGCAGTCGATGACGTCAAGGTCAACGGCAAGCTCACCCTGGGCGAAAATACTGCGGATAACGGCGGTCTGCTGCTGTCGTACCTTGCGTATCTCGAGCGCGCCAAGAACGACAAGGTGGATCTGAACGCAAAGGTCAACGGATACACCGCGCCACAGCGCTTCTACATCGCCTACGCGCAGAATTGGTGCGAAAACTCGCGGCCCGAGGTCATCCGCCAGCAGGTCCTGACCGATCCCCACTCGCCGGATCACTTCCGCGCCAACGGAGCGATCGTTAACCAGCCCGGCTTTGCAGCGGCCTTCAGCTGCAAAAAGGGAGCCCCGATGGTCCCGGCCAACAGCTGCCGGGTCTGGTAG
- the rpsT gene encoding 30S ribosomal protein S20: MANHVSSLKRTRQTETKTAINRANKSKLRGSLRSLREAIAKGDASTLKAAYSSTVSALDKSVQKGIIHKNTANRYKARLNARVKAVVAPKAA; the protein is encoded by the coding sequence ATGGCAAATCATGTTTCGTCGCTGAAGCGCACCCGTCAGACAGAGACCAAGACCGCGATCAACCGCGCCAACAAGAGCAAGCTGCGTGGAAGCCTGCGCAGCCTGCGCGAGGCGATCGCCAAGGGCGATGCCAGCACCCTCAAGGCAGCATACAGCTCCACCGTCTCCGCCCTCGACAAGAGCGTGCAGAAAGGCATCATCCACAAGAACACCGCCAACCGCTACAAGGCCCGCCTGAACGCCCGTGTGAAGGCCGTCGTTGCCCCTAAGGCCGCCTAA
- a CDS encoding PhoH family protein, which yields MIKHAIEITPGIETLYGTHDENLRLLEDGLHVTIDLRSDAIHVTGDADSVARVERVFADFESLRKSGVNLHNGELRGMLKMIVADPSATLKSLMEAGKQRSAGVKRMVQPRSINQRRYVEAIEQHDMVFGLGPAGTGKTYLAVAMAVSALLAKKVSRIILVRPAVEAGERLGFLPGSLQEKVDPYLRPLYDALYDLLDPPKVDKMLETNVIEVAPLAFMRGRTLNDAFVIMDEAQNTTTEQMKMFVTRLGNNSKAVITGDLSQTDLPNPKRSGLLEALHVLDGVEGIRFCHFEDVDVVRHHLVQRIVRAYDSYNRAQQELPLSMGDAVLQESSMPGEKNQPHPAKPQ from the coding sequence TTGATTAAACACGCCATCGAGATTACCCCAGGTATCGAAACACTCTACGGAACCCATGACGAAAACCTTCGCCTGTTGGAAGACGGGCTGCACGTGACAATCGACCTCAGGTCCGATGCGATTCACGTAACCGGCGATGCGGACAGCGTTGCCCGGGTGGAGCGCGTCTTTGCGGACTTCGAGTCTCTGCGGAAATCAGGAGTGAATCTGCACAACGGGGAGCTGCGGGGAATGCTCAAGATGATCGTGGCCGACCCTTCCGCGACCCTTAAATCTTTGATGGAAGCTGGCAAGCAGCGTTCGGCAGGGGTCAAACGAATGGTCCAGCCGCGTTCGATCAACCAGCGCCGCTATGTCGAAGCGATCGAGCAGCACGATATGGTCTTTGGCCTTGGACCCGCCGGTACGGGAAAGACCTATCTTGCGGTCGCAATGGCAGTGTCCGCCCTGCTGGCCAAGAAAGTCAGCCGGATCATCCTGGTTCGTCCTGCGGTCGAGGCTGGAGAGCGCCTCGGCTTTCTTCCCGGGTCGCTCCAGGAGAAGGTGGATCCGTATCTGCGTCCGCTTTATGACGCTCTGTACGATCTGCTGGATCCCCCCAAGGTCGACAAGATGCTTGAGACCAACGTCATTGAAGTCGCTCCGCTCGCCTTTATGCGTGGCCGAACTCTCAACGATGCCTTCGTGATCATGGACGAGGCCCAGAACACGACGACGGAGCAGATGAAGATGTTTGTCACCCGCCTGGGCAACAACTCCAAGGCGGTGATTACGGGCGACCTGAGTCAGACCGATCTGCCGAATCCGAAACGCTCTGGGCTTCTGGAGGCGCTGCACGTGCTCGATGGGGTCGAAGGAATCCGTTTCTGTCACTTTGAGGACGTCGACGTCGTGCGGCATCATCTGGTGCAGAGAATCGTGCGGGCCTACGACAGTTACAACCGCGCGCAGCAGGAGCTTCCTCTCTCCATGGGAGATGCCGTGCTGCAGGAGTCATCGATGCCGGGAGAGAAGAATCAGCCCCATCCTGCGAAACCGCAGTAA
- the ybeY gene encoding rRNA maturation RNase YbeY, translated as MAVRYYRHQGERRGERSFLMTFYVVHIPRTMINIEPPSTRSTTIARSKPALTRFLHRAQEAVGLAGEVDVLLTSDEEIRRLNRTFRKKNKATDVLSFPAPEELAGQHSGDLAISIDTAARQAESFGHSLNDEVKILLLHGLLHLAGMDHEVDSGEMAARESELRAELKLPISLIERASVPRPRSKSASSPRSRSR; from the coding sequence ATGGCAGTGAGATACTATCGTCATCAGGGAGAGCGCCGCGGTGAGCGCTCCTTCCTGATGACGTTTTACGTTGTGCACATCCCCCGTACGATGATCAACATCGAGCCCCCCAGTACACGTTCCACTACGATCGCCAGGTCGAAACCCGCTCTCACGCGATTTCTTCATCGCGCACAGGAGGCTGTCGGACTCGCAGGGGAAGTGGATGTGCTTCTTACCTCAGATGAGGAGATTCGGCGCCTCAACCGTACCTTCCGCAAAAAGAACAAGGCGACGGACGTTCTCAGCTTTCCGGCACCCGAGGAGCTGGCAGGCCAGCATTCCGGCGATCTCGCTATCTCCATCGACACCGCGGCGCGGCAGGCCGAGAGCTTTGGGCACTCCCTGAACGATGAGGTCAAGATTCTTCTGCTGCATGGTCTTCTCCATCTCGCTGGGATGGATCACGAGGTCGATTCGGGCGAGATGGCGGCCAGGGAGTCCGAGCTGCGCGCCGAGCTGAAGCTTCCCATAAGCCTCATCGAGCGAGCGTCTGTCCCGCGTCCGCGATCAAAATCAGCCTCATCACCCCGGAGCCGGTCCCGATGA
- a CDS encoding hemolysin family protein has translation MNWLSLFHSTTIALLLIVLVLASYIDRVYSEMGKFLAREYQDNVDTWQEMIEPRLRLGRESIALSASVLRQLSLAGISLFWGLDLCRFTSGQPEIPSGGAVARAVAELILLVLVCDRLIPQVFFTRTRGQWIRRIIFFLQVVFYLILPVTIVLQLLLSIAALAEPEDTEEEERPSEAMEALLEAGEEEGILEESDRDLVRSAVEFGDKVVREVMTPRPEIFAVPGTLTLREFTAEINEHAFSRVPVYSDSLDHVTGIAFAHDLLKVLDIEAGIRTVAQIQRPVAFVPETKMVAELLREMQREKQHMRMVIDEYGGVAGLVTIEDLLEAIVGDIADEHDEPEPDEAPVHEPDGSFIIPGSFEVSRLRDLFSEQLEQTIGRPAEDGETPEETTGAQEEERELPMVFDQYESTTLGGLVSEMAGHIPAAGEVVQRDGLRIEVLSSTDRRIGRVRVSLAH, from the coding sequence ATGAACTGGCTCAGCCTGTTCCATAGCACGACAATTGCACTGCTGCTGATCGTGCTGGTACTCGCTTCGTACATCGACCGGGTGTACTCGGAGATGGGCAAGTTTCTTGCCCGCGAATACCAAGACAATGTGGATACCTGGCAGGAGATGATCGAGCCGCGGCTCCGTCTAGGGCGGGAGTCGATTGCGCTGTCTGCCTCGGTCCTGCGGCAGTTGTCCCTGGCAGGAATCTCGCTCTTCTGGGGTCTGGATCTCTGCCGGTTTACGAGCGGCCAGCCTGAGATTCCAAGCGGGGGTGCCGTCGCCCGCGCCGTGGCTGAGTTGATCCTTCTGGTCCTTGTCTGCGACCGTCTCATCCCGCAGGTCTTCTTCACCCGCACGCGAGGCCAGTGGATTCGCCGGATCATCTTTTTTCTGCAGGTGGTCTTTTATCTCATCCTGCCGGTGACCATCGTGCTTCAACTTCTGCTCTCCATCGCGGCCCTTGCGGAGCCGGAGGACACGGAGGAAGAGGAACGGCCGTCAGAAGCCATGGAAGCACTCCTCGAGGCCGGTGAAGAGGAGGGCATTCTCGAAGAATCGGACCGCGATCTTGTGCGCTCTGCGGTCGAGTTTGGCGACAAGGTGGTGCGCGAGGTCATGACGCCCCGGCCGGAGATCTTCGCGGTTCCAGGCACCCTGACCCTCCGGGAGTTCACCGCCGAGATCAACGAGCATGCCTTCTCACGCGTTCCCGTCTACTCCGACTCGCTCGATCATGTCACCGGAATCGCGTTTGCCCACGACCTGCTGAAGGTGCTGGACATCGAGGCAGGAATCCGCACCGTAGCCCAGATCCAGCGACCCGTCGCCTTCGTGCCTGAGACCAAGATGGTCGCCGAGCTGCTACGCGAGATGCAGCGCGAGAAACAGCACATGCGCATGGTGATTGATGAGTACGGTGGGGTCGCCGGTCTGGTTACGATCGAAGATTTGCTGGAAGCCATCGTCGGCGATATCGCCGATGAGCACGATGAGCCGGAGCCCGACGAGGCGCCTGTGCACGAGCCTGATGGGTCTTTCATCATTCCGGGGAGCTTTGAAGTCTCGCGTCTGAGAGATCTCTTCTCCGAACAACTGGAGCAGACTATTGGCCGGCCGGCGGAGGATGGGGAGACTCCGGAGGAGACGACCGGGGCGCAGGAAGAAGAGAGAGAGCTTCCCATGGTCTTCGATCAGTACGAGTCGACCACTCTGGGCGGCCTGGTTTCCGAGATGGCAGGCCACATTCCTGCCGCCGGTGAGGTAGTGCAGCGGGACGGGTTGCGGATTGAGGTGCTCTCTTCCACCGACCGCAGGATTGGAAGAGTGCGCGTGAGCCTGGCGCATTAG
- the nrdR gene encoding transcriptional regulator NrdR, translating to MKCPYCGFTQDRVVDSRESKEADSIRRRRECEGCNKRFTTYERIDEIPYMVVKKDGRREKFDRQKVLSGLLHACEKRPVAAVKLEQIVDETEAFVVDSPERERSTAEVGELIMSRLKDIDTVAYIRFASVYRDFKDVSEFKQELEQLLSGNGKDQKKKR from the coding sequence ATGAAGTGTCCTTACTGCGGTTTTACCCAGGATCGAGTCGTCGATTCGAGAGAGAGCAAGGAGGCGGACTCCATCCGCCGCAGGCGCGAGTGTGAGGGGTGCAATAAGCGGTTTACCACTTACGAGCGCATCGACGAGATTCCGTACATGGTGGTGAAGAAGGACGGCCGCCGCGAGAAGTTCGACCGGCAAAAGGTTCTGAGTGGTCTATTACACGCCTGCGAGAAGCGGCCGGTGGCGGCCGTGAAGCTGGAACAGATTGTGGATGAGACCGAGGCGTTTGTCGTGGATTCGCCGGAGCGCGAGCGATCGACTGCAGAGGTCGGCGAGCTGATTATGTCGCGTCTGAAAGACATCGATACGGTGGCGTACATCCGCTTCGCCAGTGTTTACAGGGACTTCAAAGACGTCAGCGAGTTCAAGCAGGAGCTGGAACAGTTGTTGAGCGGCAACGGCAAGGACCAGAAGAAGAAGCGGTAA
- a CDS encoding isocitrate/isopropylmalate dehydrogenase family protein: MAIERTHKITLIPGDGIGPEVSAAVVRIVEAAGAANGVGFEWHRFAAGAEAFEQTREYIPQALYDSIEQNKVALKGPVTTPIGGGFASINVTLRKKFELFANFRPVKSLPGLKAKYENIDLIIVRENMEDLYAGLEHEIVPGVVQSLKIITDKGSSRIAQFAFDYGRKHGRKKVHAIHKANIMKLSDGLFLRCCRRVAEQFPEIEYKEHIVDNTCMQLVLNPYQYDILLTENLYGDILSDLCSAFIGGLGLVPGANLGRECAIFEAVHGSAPDIAGKDRANPTALLQSAVLMLHHLDEAATAQKVQGAIEQVYQEGKTLTRDVGGQSGTQAFADAVLEAMASPAAPR, from the coding sequence ATGGCAATCGAGAGAACACATAAGATCACGTTGATTCCGGGCGATGGCATCGGGCCGGAGGTTTCGGCCGCGGTGGTCAGAATCGTCGAGGCAGCCGGAGCGGCGAATGGCGTAGGTTTCGAGTGGCATCGATTTGCCGCCGGCGCTGAGGCATTCGAGCAGACGCGCGAGTATATTCCCCAGGCGCTGTACGATTCGATCGAGCAGAACAAGGTGGCGCTGAAGGGGCCGGTGACGACTCCGATCGGGGGAGGCTTTGCTTCGATCAACGTGACGCTGCGCAAGAAATTTGAGCTGTTTGCGAACTTTCGCCCGGTGAAGAGCCTGCCGGGGTTGAAGGCCAAGTACGAGAATATCGATCTGATCATCGTTCGCGAGAACATGGAGGATCTGTACGCCGGCCTCGAGCACGAGATCGTTCCCGGCGTGGTGCAGTCGCTGAAGATCATTACCGACAAAGGCTCGAGCCGGATTGCGCAGTTCGCCTTCGACTATGGCAGGAAGCATGGGCGCAAGAAGGTCCATGCTATCCACAAGGCGAATATTATGAAGCTCTCCGACGGTCTGTTTCTGCGCTGCTGCCGCCGGGTCGCTGAGCAATTCCCGGAGATCGAGTACAAGGAACACATCGTCGACAACACCTGCATGCAGCTCGTGTTGAATCCGTATCAGTACGACATCCTGCTGACGGAGAACCTCTACGGCGACATTCTGAGCGACCTTTGCAGCGCATTTATCGGAGGGCTGGGGTTGGTTCCAGGAGCCAACCTGGGACGCGAGTGCGCGATTTTCGAGGCGGTGCACGGCTCTGCGCCGGATATTGCGGGGAAAGACCGGGCAAACCCAACCGCACTGCTGCAGTCGGCCGTGCTGATGTTGCATCACCTCGATGAGGCGGCTACTGCGCAGAAGGTGCAGGGAGCGATTGAACAGGTCTATCAAGAGGGCAAGACGTTAACTCGCGATGTAGGCGGCCAGAGTGGAACCCAGGCCTTTGCCGATGCAGTCCTTGAGGCGATGGCCTCTCCTGCGGCTCCGAGGTAA
- the asd gene encoding aspartate-semialdehyde dehydrogenase: MERRRVGILGATGMVGQRFVQLLQNHPWFEIAWLAASDRSAGKTYGDACKWKLDTPLPAKIAAMKMQPNVPELCEGELPKIIFAALDADIARELEPKFAAAGCAVISNSSAFRMVQDVPLVVPEVNASHLPLLEAQSWRRESGGFIVTNPNCSAIGLVLALKPLEERFGIESLFVSTMQAVSGAGYPGVPSLDILGNVVPFIKNEEEKMQEEVGKLLGHLSGDGIAMLDAKVSAHCNRVAVEDGHTECVSIKFRRKATREEILAAWSEFAPLRGQGLPSAPEAPVEFDAAVDRPQPRLDRMRGNGMASTVGRLRECSLLDWKFVVLSHNTIRGAAGAALLNAEVLAKMGKLDKLGVPTGAVQGQAVLA; the protein is encoded by the coding sequence ATGGAACGGCGACGGGTAGGCATTCTTGGCGCGACCGGCATGGTCGGTCAGCGATTTGTTCAGCTTTTGCAGAATCACCCCTGGTTTGAGATTGCGTGGCTTGCGGCGAGCGACCGCAGCGCGGGCAAGACGTATGGAGACGCGTGTAAGTGGAAGCTGGATACTCCCTTACCGGCGAAGATTGCTGCGATGAAGATGCAGCCGAACGTCCCCGAGCTGTGTGAAGGCGAGCTGCCGAAGATTATCTTTGCCGCTCTGGACGCGGACATTGCGCGCGAGCTGGAGCCGAAGTTTGCCGCGGCGGGCTGCGCGGTTATCTCGAACTCGAGCGCCTTCCGGATGGTGCAGGATGTTCCGCTGGTAGTACCGGAGGTCAATGCGAGCCATCTGCCACTGCTGGAGGCGCAGAGCTGGCGCCGTGAGAGCGGCGGCTTTATCGTGACGAACCCGAACTGTTCGGCGATTGGGCTGGTGCTGGCGTTGAAGCCGCTGGAGGAGCGGTTCGGGATTGAGAGTCTGTTCGTTTCGACGATGCAGGCAGTGAGCGGCGCGGGGTATCCCGGCGTTCCGTCGCTGGACATTCTGGGCAATGTCGTCCCATTTATCAAGAACGAAGAAGAAAAGATGCAGGAAGAGGTCGGCAAGCTGCTGGGCCACTTGAGCGGCGATGGCATCGCCATGCTGGACGCGAAGGTAAGCGCGCACTGCAACCGTGTTGCGGTGGAGGACGGTCACACCGAGTGCGTAAGCATCAAGTTCCGCAGGAAGGCGACACGGGAGGAGATTCTGGCGGCATGGAGCGAGTTCGCTCCGCTGCGCGGACAGGGCCTGCCGAGCGCACCTGAGGCTCCGGTGGAGTTCGACGCTGCGGTGGATCGTCCGCAGCCCCGGCTGGACCGGATGCGCGGCAATGGCATGGCGTCAACGGTGGGCCGGCTGCGCGAGTGTTCGCTGCTGGACTGGAAGTTTGTCGTGCTTTCGCACAACACGATTCGCGGCGCGGCGGGAGCTGCTCTGCTAAATGCAGAGGTCCTGGCAAAGATGGGCAAGCTGGATAAGCTGGGTGTTCCGACAGGAGCTGTGCAGGGTCAGGCGGTGCTGGCTTGA
- the lysC gene encoding lysine-sensitive aspartokinase 3: MKFGGTSVEDARAMERTAAIVGGRRKKGLETIVVVSAMAKVTDQLLAAAAAAGRGDKAGALAISARLRSRHIDTANDLLEKDPFIALEMAIHQEFDALDDLLRGISAVGELTARTGDLVVSFGERLSSRMVAAAFDQRGLNGTHVDARTCIITDANFGKAAPLEAAIEAKLTELVLPLLAAGKTPVMGGFIGSTVEGITTTLGRGGSDYTAALVGGGLHAGAIEIWTDVNGIMTTDPRIVPEALRVKTISFEEAAELAYFGAKVLHPATILPAVQKSIPVWVLNSRNAENEGTKITAVAPKCKSPFKSIAAKKRLTIIDIVASRMLMSHGYLKAVFDVLDKYRCVVDMVSTSEVSISLTVDSNERLPEVAEELSKIADVKMEGNKALICMVGEDIRGHNGIAGQVFSAVSHVNVRMISQGASEINMSFMIDEDDVEEAVRSLHKHFFSEPDDSIFDIEARVATAKA; the protein is encoded by the coding sequence ATGAAGTTTGGCGGGACGTCGGTTGAAGACGCCAGGGCGATGGAACGGACGGCGGCAATCGTCGGCGGCCGCAGGAAGAAGGGTCTCGAGACCATCGTGGTGGTTTCGGCGATGGCGAAGGTGACGGACCAGCTGCTGGCTGCTGCGGCGGCGGCAGGACGGGGCGACAAGGCCGGAGCACTGGCGATCAGCGCGCGGCTGCGGAGTCGCCATATCGATACGGCCAATGACCTTCTGGAGAAAGATCCGTTTATCGCTCTGGAGATGGCGATCCATCAGGAGTTCGATGCCCTGGACGATCTTCTGCGCGGTATTTCCGCAGTGGGCGAGCTGACGGCGAGGACTGGCGATCTGGTAGTCAGCTTCGGTGAGCGACTTTCTAGCCGCATGGTGGCAGCGGCGTTCGACCAGCGTGGACTGAACGGAACGCATGTCGATGCGCGCACCTGCATCATTACGGATGCGAACTTCGGCAAGGCTGCTCCGCTGGAGGCAGCGATCGAGGCCAAGCTGACGGAGCTGGTGCTTCCACTGCTTGCGGCAGGCAAGACTCCCGTGATGGGCGGCTTTATCGGATCGACCGTGGAGGGGATTACAACCACTCTGGGACGCGGCGGCAGCGATTACACGGCTGCCCTGGTCGGCGGCGGTCTGCACGCCGGAGCGATTGAGATCTGGACGGATGTCAACGGCATTATGACGACCGATCCGCGCATCGTGCCTGAGGCTCTGCGGGTGAAGACGATCAGCTTTGAAGAAGCTGCCGAGCTTGCTTACTTTGGCGCGAAGGTGCTGCACCCTGCGACGATTCTTCCGGCAGTACAGAAGTCAATCCCGGTGTGGGTGCTGAACTCGCGGAATGCGGAGAACGAAGGCACGAAGATCACCGCCGTCGCTCCGAAGTGCAAGAGCCCGTTTAAGAGCATCGCGGCGAAGAAGAGGCTGACGATCATCGACATCGTCGCGAGCCGCATGCTGATGTCGCATGGCTATCTGAAGGCTGTCTTCGATGTGCTGGATAAGTACAGGTGTGTCGTCGATATGGTTTCGACCAGCGAGGTGAGCATCTCGCTGACGGTGGACTCGAACGAGCGTCTGCCGGAGGTCGCCGAGGAGCTTTCGAAGATCGCCGATGTGAAGATGGAGGGCAACAAGGCCCTGATCTGCATGGTCGGTGAGGATATTCGCGGCCATAACGGCATCGCCGGGCAGGTGTTTTCAGCAGTCAGCCACGTGAATGTGCGGATGATCTCACAGGGCGCCAGCGAGATCAATATGAGCTTCATGATCGACGAGGACGACGTGGAAGAAGCGGTGCGCAGCCTGCACAAGCACTTCTTTTCCGAGCCGGACGATTCGATCTTTGACATAGAGGCACGTGTGGCTACGGCGAAGGCCTAG